The stretch of DNA TGATCCAAGATACTTAATTTGACCACTATCAGAATCCCCTTCCGTCGTCCCCATTCCATGCCAAGGCAGAGACGCAAAAGGGACGCAGTGTAACTTATCATAGTTGTACATCCAATCTTACCTTCATCTCGATAATTATGAAAGTGAGATACTTTTCAAATCAATTGCAAGCACAGCAGAATTGCCCTATGTTTAGTCAATCTGGTCCTGGGAAATAGCAATACTATCAAGTTAGCGGGAGGTTGGTGGGGTCTGATGCCTAAGATACTCTCAATCAGTACGATACAACCCCGATATGAGGTGACACAGGACGAGGCTGTCGAATTGACACGCTCTTTGTTCAGCAAACGATTCAAAGATATCAATCGTCTGTTGACCGTCTTCCAGAATGGGGATATCGAGAAGCGGCATGTCTGCATGCCATTGGATTGGTATGGAGAAACGCATGATTTCGAAGAACGGAATGATTTATATATCGAGCATGCCTTGGAATACGGAGTTCAAGCCGTGAAGGATTGCTTACAGGGGGACGGATGGCTCGAAGAACCGCTTTTCCCCGATGCAGTGGATGCCATCTTTTTCATTTCCAGCAGCGGGATTGCCACGCCGAGCATCGATGCACGTATTATGAATCAACTCCCTTTCCGAGACGATACGAAACGCATTCCGATCTGGGGACTCGGTTGTGCGGGAGGTGCTGCCGGCTTGAGCCGGGCGTATGAATATTGTCTCGCCTTCCCGGAAGCCAACGTACTTGTTCTGTCCATTGAATTATGCAGTTTGTCGTTTCAGAAAGACGATTACTCCAAAAGTAATCTGGTAGGCGTTTCTTTATTTTCCGATGGAGTCGCCTGTGCACTTGTGTCCGGCGACCGCTCCCCGGTACGCGCCTTGAAACCAATGCCGGCCATACTGACGACCACCTCCAAGCTTATGCCAGATTCCGAGGAGGTCATGGGATGGGATGTAAAAAACAACGGACTTCATGTCATTTTCTCGAAAAGCATCCCGAGCATCATTACGAAATGGCTCGGTCCATTCGTCCATGAGTTTCTCGAAAATGAAGGTTTGACGAAAGAAGAGATTACCCATTTTGTCGCTCATCCCGGAGGTAAAAAGGTGTTGCAGGCGTATGAAGAGGCGTTAGGGTTTGACCCGACCATGACAAATGTATCGAGGGAGATATTGCGGGAGAACGGCAATATGTCCTCCCCGACCATCCTTTATGTATTGGAGCGGTTCATGCAGCAAGGGCCTGCTGCGGGCGAATACGGGGTACTCGCAGCACTGGGT from Bacillus sp. OxB-1 encodes:
- a CDS encoding type III polyketide synthase; protein product: MPKILSISTIQPRYEVTQDEAVELTRSLFSKRFKDINRLLTVFQNGDIEKRHVCMPLDWYGETHDFEERNDLYIEHALEYGVQAVKDCLQGDGWLEEPLFPDAVDAIFFISSSGIATPSIDARIMNQLPFRDDTKRIPIWGLGCAGGAAGLSRAYEYCLAFPEANVLVLSIELCSLSFQKDDYSKSNLVGVSLFSDGVACALVSGDRSPVRALKPMPAILTTTSKLMPDSEEVMGWDVKNNGLHVIFSKSIPSIITKWLGPFVHEFLENEGLTKEEITHFVAHPGGKKVLQAYEEALGFDPTMTNVSREILRENGNMSSPTILYVLERFMQQGPAAGEYGVLAALGPGFCGELLLAKWE